From a single Alloactinosynnema sp. L-07 genomic region:
- a CDS encoding SRPBCC family protein produces MEPTISRSKTIAVGADVVWGLVSDLPNMGRFSPENVGGHWVDGTGPAVGARFRGTNRNGEREWHTNATVVECVPERLLTFDVRSPFGVRVSRWSYVLEPTATGCVLTENWYRVGSWFIRRFLGPKVTGRTDRPGFNTHSIDYTLAAVKAFAENSGQVVGTLSTGQPESTVDES; encoded by the coding sequence GTGGAGCCAACGATTTCGCGGAGCAAGACCATCGCGGTCGGAGCCGATGTCGTGTGGGGCCTGGTCTCCGACCTGCCCAACATGGGCCGGTTCAGCCCGGAGAACGTCGGCGGACACTGGGTCGACGGCACCGGGCCTGCCGTCGGCGCCCGCTTCCGCGGCACCAACCGCAACGGCGAACGCGAATGGCACACCAACGCCACCGTCGTCGAGTGCGTGCCAGAGCGGCTGCTGACCTTCGACGTGCGCAGCCCCTTCGGCGTGCGCGTGTCGCGATGGTCCTACGTGCTGGAACCGACCGCCACCGGCTGCGTGCTCACCGAGAACTGGTACCGGGTCGGCAGCTGGTTCATCCGCCGCTTCCTGGGACCGAAGGTGACCGGCCGGACCGACCGGCCCGGCTTCAACACCCACTCCATCGACTACACCCTGGCCGCGGTGAAGGCGTTCGCGGAGAACTCAGGGCAGGTAGTCGGGACTCTGTCCACCGGCCAGCCGGAATCCACAGTGGACGAGAGCTAG
- a CDS encoding sensor histidine kinase, which produces MSVPAQPPTRSWSPWASRADAAAVLGTARQIADDLSDGLAGTRVRQVARGVRKLLDVEGVALADLSGQPVWSGKAAPVDRVAALMQEVMHTETRAGRSPLLVLPLHVHDELAGVLIIFGAGRASAIREVAEWIVAALERARLEASAEYAAQAELRALRAEISPHFVYNALTVIASLVHSDPERSRELMLDFADYNRYSLASHGEFTTLADEFHAIETYLALQRAVLGDRLRVQIRVAPEVLAVTIPYLVLQPLVENAVRHGIEPRAGDGVVQVRGEAEGNDCVISVEDDGVGMDPAVAEAILAGHGRAGSIGLANVDRRLRNVYGAWYGLVVETAPEAGTRIVVRVPVFQPGVTR; this is translated from the coding sequence ATGTCCGTGCCAGCGCAGCCGCCGACACGGTCCTGGTCGCCATGGGCGTCCCGGGCCGATGCCGCCGCTGTGCTGGGTACCGCCCGCCAGATCGCCGACGATCTGTCCGATGGGCTGGCGGGTACCCGGGTCCGCCAGGTCGCGCGCGGCGTGCGCAAGCTGCTCGACGTCGAGGGCGTGGCCCTGGCCGACCTGTCGGGGCAGCCGGTCTGGTCGGGCAAGGCCGCCCCGGTCGACCGGGTCGCGGCCCTCATGCAGGAGGTCATGCACACCGAGACCAGGGCGGGCCGCTCGCCGCTGCTGGTGTTGCCGCTGCATGTCCACGACGAACTCGCGGGGGTGCTGATCATCTTCGGCGCGGGTCGGGCGTCGGCGATCCGCGAGGTGGCCGAGTGGATCGTCGCGGCGCTGGAGCGGGCCCGGCTGGAGGCCTCGGCCGAGTACGCCGCCCAGGCCGAGCTGCGGGCGCTGCGGGCGGAGATCTCCCCGCACTTCGTCTACAACGCGCTGACCGTGATCGCCTCGCTGGTGCACTCCGACCCCGAGCGGTCCCGCGAGCTGATGCTCGACTTCGCCGACTACAACCGCTACAGCCTGGCCAGCCACGGCGAGTTCACCACCCTGGCCGACGAGTTCCACGCCATCGAGACCTACCTGGCGCTGCAGCGCGCGGTGCTCGGCGACCGGCTGCGGGTGCAGATCCGGGTCGCCCCGGAGGTCCTGGCCGTGACCATCCCTTATCTGGTGTTGCAGCCATTGGTGGAGAACGCGGTCCGACACGGCATCGAGCCCCGCGCGGGCGACGGCGTCGTGCAGGTGCGCGGCGAGGCGGAGGGCAACGACTGCGTGATCAGCGTGGAGGACGACGGGGTGGGGATGGACCCCGCGGTGGCCGAGGCGATCCTGGCCGGCCACGGCCGCGCGGGCAGCATCGGACTGGCCAATGTGGACCGTCGACTGAGGAATGTCTACGGTGCGTGGTACGGCCTGGTGGTGGAGACCGCGCCCGAGGCGGGCACCCGGATCGTCGTGCGCGTGCCGGTGTTCCAGCCGGGGGTGACGCGGTGA
- a CDS encoding copper resistance CopC family protein has translation MTRTARALLIAVALVLATATPALAHNSLKSSTPAAGATLDAAPAAVALTFAEALTPATTTVTITGPDGAAAAGAVQVAGVTATVPFTPTVAGAYKVAYKVTGHDGDATSNSYTFTLSPAAIPTTTTPPPTTTTTLAPTTVAPTTQPATQPVAAETESTPWWPWAIGGLVVLLAGGGIVALRRRSA, from the coding sequence ATGACCCGCACCGCCCGCGCCCTGCTCATCGCCGTGGCGCTCGTCCTGGCCACCGCGACCCCCGCGCTCGCGCACAACTCGCTCAAGTCGAGCACCCCCGCCGCGGGCGCCACCCTCGACGCGGCCCCGGCCGCGGTCGCGCTGACCTTCGCCGAGGCGCTCACCCCCGCCACCACGACGGTGACGATCACCGGTCCGGACGGCGCGGCGGCCGCGGGCGCGGTGCAGGTGGCTGGGGTGACCGCGACGGTGCCGTTCACCCCGACGGTCGCGGGCGCGTACAAGGTCGCCTACAAGGTCACCGGCCACGACGGCGACGCCACGTCCAACAGCTACACCTTCACCCTGAGCCCGGCGGCGATCCCGACCACCACGACACCGCCGCCGACCACCACGACCACCCTGGCGCCGACCACTGTCGCCCCGACGACCCAGCCCGCCACCCAGCCCGTCGCGGCCGAGACCGAGTCGACCCCGTGGTGGCCGTGGGCCATCGGCGGGCTCGTGGTGCTGCTCGCGGGCGGCGGGATCGTGGCGCTGCGCCGCCGTTCCGCCTGA
- the acs gene encoding acetate--CoA ligase produces MDSQTLANLMDERRTFAPSAQFRASANATAQLYAEADTDRDAFWATQARRLSWATEWSQVLDWSDAPFAKWFVGGTLNVAYNCVDRHVEAGLGDRVAIHWEGEGADTRTITYRDLRQEVSRTANGLASLGLVAGDRVAIQLPMIPEAVFAMLACARLGLVHSVVFGGFSPTALRSRIDDAQARVLITADGQFRRGGAVPMKAGVDEALADTPSIEHVVVVRRTGSTVDWTEGRDLWWHDLVDHQPDTHTPQAFDAEHPLFILYTSGTTGNPKGILHTSGGYLTQAAYTHNVVFDFKPETDVYWCTADIGWVTGHSYIVYGPLANGATQVIYEGTPDTPHQGRHWEIIQKYGVSVYYTAPTLIRTFMKWGDSIPAEYDLTSLRVLGSVGEPINPEAWMWYREHVGDDRCPIVDTWWQTETGAMMISPLPGVTSTKPGSAQRALPGISATVVDDSGTPVGPGGGGYLVLDKPWPAMLRGIWGDEDRFRETYWSRFADQGFYFAGDGAKYDADGDIWLLGRVDDVMNVSGHRISTTEVESALVSHPSVAEAAVVGAADETTGQGIVAFVILRGGAEGAVQELRDHVAKEIGPIAKPRQVLVVPELPKTRSGKIMRRLLRDIAENREVGDTTTLADSSVMDQIAKGLS; encoded by the coding sequence ATGGACTCACAGACCTTGGCCAACCTGATGGACGAACGGCGCACCTTCGCCCCAAGCGCGCAGTTCCGCGCCTCGGCGAACGCCACCGCCCAGCTCTACGCGGAAGCCGATACCGACCGCGACGCCTTCTGGGCCACCCAGGCCAGGCGGCTGAGCTGGGCGACCGAGTGGTCCCAGGTCCTGGACTGGTCCGACGCGCCGTTCGCCAAGTGGTTCGTCGGCGGCACCCTCAACGTCGCCTACAACTGCGTGGACCGCCACGTCGAGGCGGGCTTGGGCGACCGGGTGGCGATCCACTGGGAGGGCGAGGGCGCCGACACCCGCACCATCACCTACCGCGACCTGCGACAAGAGGTGTCGAGGACCGCCAACGGCCTCGCCTCCCTGGGTCTGGTCGCGGGCGATCGGGTGGCGATCCAACTCCCGATGATCCCCGAGGCCGTGTTCGCGATGCTCGCCTGCGCCCGCCTTGGCCTGGTCCACTCGGTCGTCTTCGGCGGCTTCTCCCCTACCGCGCTGCGCTCGCGCATCGACGACGCCCAGGCCAGGGTCCTGATCACGGCCGACGGCCAGTTCCGCCGAGGCGGCGCGGTGCCGATGAAGGCAGGTGTCGACGAGGCACTGGCCGACACCCCGTCGATCGAGCATGTCGTGGTGGTTCGGCGCACCGGCTCCACTGTGGACTGGACGGAGGGCCGTGACCTGTGGTGGCACGACCTGGTCGACCACCAGCCCGACACCCACACCCCGCAGGCGTTTGATGCCGAGCACCCGCTGTTCATCCTCTACACCTCAGGCACCACCGGGAATCCGAAAGGCATCCTGCACACCAGCGGCGGCTACCTGACGCAGGCCGCCTACACCCACAACGTGGTCTTCGACTTCAAACCGGAGACTGATGTCTACTGGTGCACCGCCGACATCGGCTGGGTGACCGGCCACTCTTACATCGTGTACGGCCCACTCGCCAACGGCGCCACCCAGGTGATCTACGAGGGCACCCCAGACACCCCACACCAGGGCCGCCACTGGGAGATCATCCAGAAGTACGGGGTGTCGGTGTATTACACGGCCCCGACCCTGATCCGCACCTTCATGAAGTGGGGCGACTCGATCCCCGCCGAGTACGACCTGACATCGCTGCGGGTCCTCGGCAGCGTCGGCGAGCCGATCAACCCCGAAGCCTGGATGTGGTACCGCGAACACGTCGGCGATGACCGCTGCCCCATCGTGGACACCTGGTGGCAAACCGAAACCGGCGCCATGATGATCAGCCCACTCCCAGGGGTGACCTCAACCAAGCCAGGGTCCGCGCAGCGCGCACTACCGGGAATCAGCGCCACCGTCGTGGACGACTCAGGCACCCCGGTCGGCCCGGGCGGCGGCGGCTACCTGGTCCTTGACAAGCCCTGGCCCGCGATGCTGCGGGGCATCTGGGGCGACGAGGACCGCTTCCGCGAGACCTACTGGTCCCGCTTCGCCGACCAGGGCTTCTACTTCGCAGGCGACGGCGCCAAATACGACGCCGACGGCGACATTTGGCTACTGGGCCGGGTGGACGACGTGATGAACGTGTCCGGCCACCGAATCTCCACCACAGAGGTCGAGTCCGCCCTGGTCTCCCACCCAAGCGTCGCCGAGGCAGCGGTAGTCGGCGCGGCGGATGAGACCACCGGCCAGGGCATCGTCGCCTTCGTCATCCTGCGCGGCGGCGCCGAGGGTGCGGTGCAGGAACTACGAGATCACGTGGCCAAGGAAATCGGCCCAATCGCCAAACCACGCCAAGTGCTCGTCGTGCCAGAACTCCCGAAAACCCGCTCCGGCAAGATCATGCGAAGGCTTCTCCGCGACATCGCCGAAAACCGCGAAGTAGGCGACACAACCACCCTGGCCGACAGCTCGGTAATGGACCAAATCGCAAAGGGTCTGAGCTAA
- a CDS encoding glycoside hydrolase family 125 protein, translating to MARLRPELLATVAERITAAMGGEQVAQAVTRFLTNTAETTVSEQPDGTTYVITGDIPAMWLRDSAAQLRPLLYLVEEAPELVKLLTGLLLRQWRYITIDPYANAFNLEPNGRGHHSDRTKMDPIVWERKFEIDSLTYGIDFAYLLWKATGSTDWCESTFRTAARRIVDTFTVEQDHETRSHYRFRRGGWFAHGRNTLGRFGKGRLTKPTGLVWSGFRPSDDACDLGFNIPGNFYAARAMRQLGEIARELLDDDALAADADRLHREMTAGLAAHATVTGPRGTKVYAYEVDGFGRSVLLDDANVPSLLSLPYLGCVDALDPVYVATREFLLSPDNPYYFDGTAAAGIGSPHTPSNYVWPIALSVQGLTATTKQEQEDILALLLATTGGTGMMHESFDVNNPNRFTREWFSWANSMFCELALVHCGFRLAGGQSPDYLP from the coding sequence GTGGCACGTCTGCGCCCTGAACTGCTCGCTACCGTCGCCGAGCGGATCACCGCCGCGATGGGTGGTGAGCAGGTCGCGCAGGCGGTCACCCGCTTCCTGACCAACACCGCCGAGACCACGGTGTCCGAGCAGCCCGACGGCACCACGTACGTGATCACCGGCGACATCCCGGCGATGTGGCTGCGCGACTCGGCCGCGCAGCTGCGTCCGCTGCTCTACCTGGTGGAAGAGGCGCCGGAGCTGGTCAAGCTGCTGACCGGGCTGCTGCTGCGGCAGTGGCGCTACATCACGATCGACCCGTACGCCAACGCGTTCAACCTCGAACCCAACGGCCGGGGCCACCACTCCGACCGCACGAAGATGGATCCGATCGTGTGGGAGCGCAAGTTCGAGATCGACTCGCTGACCTACGGCATCGACTTCGCCTACCTGCTGTGGAAGGCGACCGGCAGCACGGACTGGTGTGAGTCAACCTTCCGCACGGCCGCGCGCCGGATCGTGGACACCTTCACCGTCGAGCAGGACCACGAGACCCGCTCGCACTACCGGTTCCGCCGCGGCGGCTGGTTCGCCCATGGCCGCAACACGCTGGGACGCTTCGGCAAGGGCAGGCTGACGAAGCCCACTGGCCTGGTGTGGAGCGGGTTCCGGCCCAGCGACGACGCCTGCGACCTGGGTTTCAACATCCCCGGCAACTTCTACGCCGCCCGCGCGATGCGCCAGCTCGGCGAGATCGCCCGCGAGCTGCTCGACGACGACGCCCTCGCCGCCGACGCCGACCGCCTGCACCGGGAGATGACCGCGGGCTTGGCCGCGCACGCCACGGTGACCGGCCCGCGCGGCACGAAGGTCTACGCCTACGAGGTCGACGGCTTCGGCCGGTCGGTGTTGCTCGATGACGCCAACGTGCCCAGCCTGCTGTCGCTGCCGTACCTGGGCTGTGTCGACGCGCTCGACCCGGTATATGTGGCCACCCGCGAGTTCCTGCTGAGCCCGGACAACCCGTACTACTTCGACGGTACCGCGGCCGCCGGGATCGGCAGCCCGCACACGCCGTCGAACTACGTCTGGCCAATCGCGTTGAGCGTGCAGGGGCTGACGGCGACGACCAAGCAGGAGCAGGAGGACATCTTGGCGCTGCTGCTGGCGACCACGGGCGGCACCGGCATGATGCACGAGAGCTTCGACGTCAACAATCCCAACAGGTTCACCCGCGAGTGGTTCTCCTGGGCGAACTCGATGTTCTGCGAACTAGCTCTCGTCCACTGTGGATTCCGGCTGGCCGGTGGACAGAGTCCCGACTACCTGCCCTGA
- a CDS encoding TauD/TfdA family dioxygenase — MDATSDVAIALADSGPESTLPLVLSAGQAGMSLASYLAAERETVRSRLRTTGAVLLRGFEVGGVDGFDRVVRALSGTPLTYAERSSPRSTIKGQVYTSTDYPPSEEIFLHNENSYQATWPLTLFFYCMQPPMTLGSTPLADIRQVYAAIDPAVRDEFARRGWMVVRNFIAGVGVPWQQAFNTEDRAQVEAYCARTGVEVEWVGRTGLRTRARRQAVHTHPVTGETVWFNHLAFFHVTTLAEDVCAGLREMFDEADLPTNTYYGDGAPIPDEVVAHLRDCYRAAQRRFDWRLDDVLVVDNMLAAHGREPFTGPRKIAVAMAEPSA, encoded by the coding sequence ATGGATGCGACCTCCGACGTTGCGATCGCGCTCGCGGACTCCGGACCGGAGTCGACACTCCCGTTGGTGCTCAGCGCCGGCCAGGCAGGTATGTCCCTCGCGTCCTATCTCGCCGCTGAACGCGAGACCGTGCGCTCCCGGCTGCGGACCACCGGGGCCGTGCTGCTGCGCGGCTTCGAGGTCGGCGGGGTGGACGGGTTCGACCGGGTGGTGCGCGCGCTGTCGGGCACCCCGCTGACCTACGCGGAGCGGTCCTCGCCGCGCAGCACCATCAAAGGGCAGGTCTACACCTCGACGGACTACCCGCCGAGTGAGGAGATCTTCCTGCACAACGAGAACTCCTACCAGGCCACGTGGCCGCTGACGCTGTTCTTCTACTGCATGCAGCCGCCCATGACGCTGGGCTCGACTCCCCTGGCCGACATCCGCCAGGTCTACGCCGCGATCGACCCTGCGGTGCGCGACGAGTTCGCCCGGCGCGGGTGGATGGTGGTGCGCAACTTCATCGCCGGCGTCGGTGTGCCGTGGCAGCAGGCGTTCAACACCGAGGACCGCGCCCAGGTCGAGGCGTACTGCGCGCGCACCGGGGTCGAGGTCGAGTGGGTGGGCCGAACCGGCCTGCGCACCAGGGCCCGCCGCCAGGCCGTGCACACCCACCCGGTGACCGGCGAGACCGTCTGGTTCAACCACCTGGCCTTCTTCCACGTGACCACGCTCGCCGAGGACGTCTGCGCGGGCCTGCGGGAGATGTTCGACGAGGCCGACCTGCCGACCAACACCTACTACGGCGACGGCGCGCCGATCCCCGACGAGGTCGTGGCGCACCTGCGCGACTGCTACCGCGCCGCCCAGCGCCGGTTCGACTGGCGTCTGGACGACGTGCTGGTGGTGGACAACATGCTCGCCGCGCACGGCCGGGAGCCGTTCACCGGGCCGCGCAAGATCGCCGTGGCCATGGCCGAACCGTCCGCATGA
- a CDS encoding VOC family protein, which translates to MSGRVVHFEIPFDDGDRARAFYQEVFGWQIQEMPEMNYTMVSTGPSGEQGPTESGYINGGMMARAGGQWSPTPVLVVDVASIDDALTEVGKRGGKTVTEKMAVGDMGFAAYFTDPEGNVMGLWETAKA; encoded by the coding sequence ATGAGTGGACGAGTCGTGCACTTCGAGATCCCGTTCGACGACGGCGACCGGGCCAGGGCCTTCTACCAGGAGGTGTTCGGCTGGCAGATCCAAGAGATGCCCGAGATGAACTACACGATGGTGTCCACCGGACCCAGCGGCGAACAGGGACCGACCGAGTCCGGGTACATCAACGGCGGCATGATGGCCAGGGCAGGCGGCCAGTGGTCCCCCACCCCGGTCCTCGTGGTCGACGTCGCCAGCATCGATGACGCGCTGACCGAGGTCGGCAAGCGCGGCGGCAAGACGGTGACCGAGAAGATGGCGGTCGGCGACATGGGATTCGCGGCGTACTTCACTGATCCCGAGGGCAATGTGATGGGTCTGTGGGAGACCGCGAAGGCGTAA